A region from the Benincasa hispida cultivar B227 chromosome 8, ASM972705v1, whole genome shotgun sequence genome encodes:
- the LOC120083367 gene encoding heavy metal-associated isoprenylated plant protein 7-like: protein MTGKFCCMVLRIHMDCNGCYRKVRRAILSIKELETHLIEQKQCRVSVCGKFSPQDIAIKIRKKTNRRVEILEIQECDTFTENNDIQGPLIINAWKCQSNYDQVETCCKHEGDTEEKEELPNSIT, encoded by the exons ATGACAGGAAAG TTTTGCTGCATGGTTTTGAGAATTCACATGGATTGCAATGGATGTTACAGGAAAGTAAGAAGAGCTATTCTCAGTATAAAAG AGTTGGAGACCCATTTGATAGAACAAAAGCAGTGCAGGGTAAGCGTTTGTGGAAAGTTTAGCCCTCAAGATATAGCAATCAAAATAAGGAAGAAAACCAACCGCAGAGTAGAGATATTGGAGATTCAAGAGTGTGATACCTTCACTGAAAACAATGATATCCAAGGACCCTTGATCATCAATGCCTGGAAATGCcaatccaactatgaccaagttgAAACTTGTTGTAAGCATGAAGGTGACacagaagaaaaggaagaattaCCAAATTCTATAACATAA